A single genomic interval of Cyanobacteria bacterium GSL.Bin1 harbors:
- the ndhN gene encoding NAD(P)H-quinone oxidoreductase subunit N gives MALLTTGNKFLRDLEESGALGVYAPLEGGFEGRYQRRLRTKGYVTLHLSAKGLGDPASYFKGIHGVRHPHLGKKNIGQGAEVGDVYFLPPIVDSQLEILPENKKGLVLWLIEGFVFSRQELSYLAKFHEIEPRVKVVVELGGDRAFRWEKLSSVLAAA, from the coding sequence ATGGCACTACTAACGACAGGTAATAAATTTCTCCGTGATTTAGAAGAGTCCGGTGCGCTTGGTGTTTACGCTCCCTTAGAAGGCGGGTTTGAAGGACGATATCAGCGTCGGTTACGAACCAAAGGTTATGTGACACTTCATCTCTCAGCCAAGGGCTTAGGAGACCCTGCTTCCTATTTCAAAGGGATTCATGGGGTCCGCCATCCTCATCTGGGGAAGAAAAATATTGGTCAGGGAGCTGAGGTTGGTGATGTTTATTTTTTACCACCGATTGTTGATTCTCAATTAGAAATTTTGCCCGAGAATAAAAAAGGTCTAGTTTTGTGGCTTATTGAGGGTTTTGTTTTCTCCCGCCAAGAATTAAGTTATTTGGCCAAATTTCATGAAATTGAACCGAGAGTGAAAGTGGTGGTTGAACTCGGCGGCGATCGCGCGTTCCGTTGGGAAAAACTATCATCTGTGTTAGCAGCTGCGTAA
- a CDS encoding VWA domain-containing protein, translating into MDKNALIRDRDYTLLIDKSQSMSTQDQPGGKSRWEVAQESTYALAKQCEAYDSDGITVYLFSSRFKRYDHVTSNKVNEIYAENDPMGKTNLYGVLQHALENYFRRKANGEANANGETFLVITDGEPEDRKGVIQLIIEMSRRVERDDEIGISFIQVGDDPKVTEYLKALDDQLLDAGAKFDIVDTITMTEMGNRPLSEVLLKALTD; encoded by the coding sequence GTGGACAAAAATGCTTTAATTCGCGATCGCGATTACACATTACTCATTGACAAAAGTCAAAGTATGTCAACGCAAGACCAACCGGGGGGAAAATCCCGTTGGGAAGTGGCTCAAGAATCAACTTATGCGTTGGCAAAACAATGCGAAGCCTATGATTCAGATGGGATTACCGTCTATTTATTTTCCAGTCGCTTTAAACGATACGATCACGTCACTTCAAATAAGGTGAACGAAATTTATGCGGAAAATGATCCCATGGGGAAAACTAACTTATATGGGGTCTTACAACATGCATTAGAGAACTATTTTCGACGCAAAGCCAATGGAGAAGCCAATGCCAATGGCGAAACGTTCTTAGTCATTACTGATGGCGAACCGGAAGATCGCAAAGGGGTGATCCAGTTAATTATTGAAATGTCCCGTCGCGTGGAACGAGATGATGAAATTGGCATTTCCTTTATTCAAGTCGGCGATGATCCCAAAGTCACTGAATATCTGAAAGCCCTCGATGACCAACTTCTTGATGCTGGGGCAAAGTTTGATATTGTTGATACCATTACGATGACAGAAATGGGCAATCGTCCTTTATCGGAGGTGTTATTAAAAGCCCTAACAGACTAA
- the mreD gene encoding rod shape-determining protein MreD has protein sequence MLKINSLSPAQRYLLNCVVSVGSLIFCALLLPTRLPGTVLLGLGPHWLLIWVVAWSIKRQPWQGGIAGIAAGLIQDGMTLSNPSHVFSLALVGFLTGRIDKEKYIQEDFISIALIVFIMAVVAETLTAAQYTLFDFSRLVAIWTQHQQIALVSALLSSLWAPVVYYPLNYCWEHLEAD, from the coding sequence ATGCTGAAGATTAATTCCTTATCCCCAGCTCAACGTTATCTTCTGAATTGTGTCGTGAGTGTGGGTTCCCTGATTTTTTGTGCTTTGCTCTTACCCACTCGTTTACCCGGAACGGTTTTACTGGGGTTGGGACCACATTGGTTGTTAATTTGGGTGGTTGCTTGGAGTATTAAACGCCAACCCTGGCAAGGGGGAATAGCTGGTATTGCTGCCGGACTCATTCAAGATGGGATGACCCTTTCTAATCCATCTCATGTCTTTAGTCTGGCGTTAGTCGGTTTCTTAACCGGACGTATTGATAAGGAAAAATATATTCAAGAGGACTTCATTTCAATCGCGCTGATCGTTTTTATTATGGCAGTTGTGGCGGAAACGTTGACTGCTGCGCAATATACTCTATTTGATTTTTCGCGTTTGGTTGCCATTTGGACCCAACACCAACAAATTGCCCTAGTTTCGGCATTACTGAGTAGTCTGTGGGCACCAGTGGTTTATTATCCCTTAAATTACTGCTGGGAACACCTGGAAGCGGATTAA
- a CDS encoding HAD hydrolase-like protein — translation MVLETIPKTASFSEKCRQSQGLTVFCDFDGPLVDVSDRYYNTYQIALDRTCNYYQSYQCHLLPTPLSKEQFWQMKQERVCDQEIALRSGLKIQHIPYFVQQVREIVNEPFLLRKDKFHQGVNWALATLHSQGVRLVVVTLRCQEQVTQLLRNYGLLRLLSGVYGTSDETVAYANNVECKTMLLKQALREQGHHNACMVGDTEADVLAAQALGICAIALTCGIRSGNYLQQFQPDYIESNLLNTAHRLEELCLN, via the coding sequence ATGGTTCTAGAAACTATACCAAAAACTGCATCTTTTTCGGAAAAATGTCGACAGAGTCAAGGATTGACCGTATTTTGTGATTTTGATGGTCCACTTGTGGATGTGTCTGACCGTTATTACAATACTTATCAAATTGCTTTGGATCGAACCTGCAATTATTATCAAAGTTATCAGTGCCACTTGCTGCCGACTCCTTTAAGTAAAGAACAGTTTTGGCAAATGAAACAAGAACGGGTTTGTGATCAGGAAATTGCTTTGCGCTCTGGTTTAAAAATTCAGCATATTCCTTATTTTGTCCAACAAGTGAGGGAAATTGTCAATGAACCGTTTTTATTAAGGAAGGATAAGTTTCACCAAGGAGTCAATTGGGCACTGGCGACTCTCCATTCCCAAGGGGTGCGTCTGGTTGTTGTCACCTTGCGCTGTCAGGAACAAGTTACTCAGTTGCTGAGAAATTATGGTTTGCTGCGTTTATTGAGCGGTGTTTATGGCACCAGTGATGAAACAGTGGCTTATGCCAATAATGTGGAATGCAAAACGATGCTGTTGAAGCAAGCCTTAAGAGAACAAGGTCATCACAATGCTTGTATGGTTGGAGATACAGAAGCTGATGTTTTAGCAGCACAAGCCTTGGGAATTTGCGCGATCGCGCTCACTTGCGGGATTCGTAGCGGTAATTATCTCCAACAATTTCAACCCGATTACATTGAAAGCAACCTTTTGAATACGGCGCATCGTCTCGAAGAACTCTGTCTTAATTAA
- the ribD gene encoding bifunctional diaminohydroxyphosphoribosylaminopyrimidine deaminase/5-amino-6-(5-phosphoribosylamino)uracil reductase RibD, translating to MDNITGSTAIGTPFDQAMMQRCLQLARHGIGKTSPNPLVGAVIVQQGKIVGEGYHPGIGQPHAEVFALRQAGEQAIGATLYVNLEPCNHYGRTPPCSEAVIASGIKKVVIGMADPNTTAAGGRQRLEKAGISVVVGVEEKACRQLNAGFIHRVLYQRPFGIFKYAMTLDGKIATTIGHSAWVTDIPARNRVYQERSQCDAVIVGGNTVRQDNPYLTTHHLTKQNPLRIVMSRSLALSPAAHIFQTEQAATLVLTEQADLETARQLENQGVEVLQLSPLTPETVMKYLYERGLSRVLWECGGTLAASAIKEGAVQQILAFMAPKIIGGVSAPTPVGELDFKQMTEALMLEDITWEQLGDDYLLTGNIAPSFWENRMIKVKSD from the coding sequence ATGGACAATATAACCGGCTCTACAGCAATTGGCACTCCTTTTGATCAGGCAATGATGCAACGCTGTCTGCAACTCGCTCGTCACGGCATCGGCAAAACGTCGCCCAATCCTTTAGTCGGTGCTGTCATTGTCCAGCAGGGAAAAATTGTTGGCGAAGGCTATCATCCCGGCATTGGTCAACCCCACGCTGAAGTTTTTGCCCTTCGTCAAGCCGGAGAGCAAGCGATTGGTGCAACATTATACGTCAATCTTGAACCCTGCAATCATTATGGACGCACCCCTCCCTGTTCCGAAGCAGTGATTGCCTCCGGAATTAAGAAAGTGGTGATTGGCATGGCTGATCCCAATACTACCGCTGCTGGTGGTAGACAACGTCTGGAGAAAGCAGGGATTTCAGTGGTCGTTGGGGTTGAAGAAAAGGCGTGTCGGCAGCTCAATGCGGGTTTTATCCATCGGGTTCTCTATCAACGTCCCTTCGGAATTTTTAAATATGCCATGACCTTAGATGGCAAAATTGCCACCACAATTGGACATAGTGCTTGGGTTACAGATATTCCCGCACGAAACCGAGTTTATCAAGAACGTTCTCAGTGCGACGCCGTCATTGTTGGCGGGAATACAGTCCGTCAAGATAATCCCTACTTGACCACTCATCACTTAACCAAACAGAACCCATTACGAATTGTGATGAGTCGGAGTTTAGCGTTATCCCCAGCAGCCCATATTTTCCAAACTGAGCAAGCCGCAACCTTAGTCTTAACCGAACAGGCTGATTTAGAGACAGCCAGACAACTGGAAAATCAGGGAGTAGAAGTACTTCAATTATCCCCTTTAACCCCAGAAACAGTGATGAAATATTTGTATGAACGCGGTTTATCAAGAGTTTTATGGGAATGCGGTGGCACCTTAGCAGCCAGTGCAATTAAAGAAGGCGCAGTGCAACAAATTTTAGCGTTTATGGCACCCAAAATTATCGGGGGTGTGAGCGCACCGACACCCGTGGGAGAGTTAGACTTCAAGCAAATGACAGAAGCATTAATGTTAGAAGATATCACTTGGGAACAATTAGGAGATGACTATCTCTTAACGGGCAATATTGCTCCTTCTTTTTGGGAAAATCGGATGATTAAAGTAAAAAGTGATTGA
- a CDS encoding cofactor assembly of complex C subunit B: MKTADPNRVLRLLPLVVGGLGGTLLLLNRLLTPELSSSQARSDAIGVLLSAILILVGLIWQRVQPRSPEAVPLVGEEGFELASDLSEDAKTELAWASHLLLTNTPTRSLLVYYQGQVLLRRGILAQKADVTPGNILQRVLAKQKPVYLVNLNLYPGKIEFDYLPENTQAVICQPIGNEGALIVAANAPRSYTKQDETWIEGIADKLSYTLARSITSK; this comes from the coding sequence ATGAAAACTGCTGATCCCAATCGGGTTTTACGCCTGTTGCCCCTCGTTGTTGGGGGGCTAGGGGGAACTCTTTTATTACTGAATCGTCTGCTCACCCCGGAATTGAGTTCATCCCAAGCGCGATCCGATGCCATTGGGGTGTTACTCAGTGCGATTTTAATTTTAGTGGGACTGATTTGGCAACGAGTACAGCCTCGTTCTCCGGAAGCGGTCCCATTAGTGGGAGAAGAAGGCTTTGAGTTAGCCTCTGATTTATCCGAAGACGCAAAAACCGAGTTAGCTTGGGCGTCTCATTTATTATTAACCAATACGCCAACGCGATCGCTGCTCGTTTATTATCAAGGGCAAGTTTTGCTCCGGCGAGGTATATTAGCTCAAAAAGCAGACGTCACTCCCGGTAATATCCTGCAAAGAGTTTTAGCGAAACAAAAACCTGTTTATCTTGTTAATTTAAACCTTTATCCCGGAAAAATTGAATTTGATTACCTCCCCGAAAATACACAAGCAGTTATTTGTCAACCCATTGGCAACGAAGGCGCTTTGATCGTGGCTGCTAATGCACCCCGAAGTTATACAAAACAAGATGAAACTTGGATCGAAGGAATTGCTGATAAATTAAGTTACACTCTTGCGAGAAGTATCACTTCAAAATGA
- a CDS encoding response regulator, whose protein sequence is MENHKEKILVVDDEASIRRILETRLSMIGYDVVTAADGEEAIATFKENHPDLVVLDVMMPKLDGYGVCQELRKESDIPIIMLTALGDVADRITGLELGADDYVVKPFSPKELEARIRSVLRRVDKEGLSGIPSSGVIQVGSIKIDTNRRQVYKGDERIRLTGMEFSLLELMVGRSGEAFSRSEILQEVWGYTPERHVDTRVVDVHISRLRAKLEDDPSNPELILTARGTGYMFQRVTEVGEEKSQ, encoded by the coding sequence TTGGAAAATCATAAAGAAAAAATTTTAGTCGTTGACGACGAAGCAAGTATTCGTCGGATCTTAGAAACTCGTTTGTCAATGATTGGCTACGATGTTGTCACTGCTGCGGATGGAGAAGAAGCAATTGCTACCTTTAAAGAAAATCATCCCGATCTCGTTGTTTTAGATGTGATGATGCCCAAGTTAGATGGGTATGGCGTTTGCCAAGAACTCCGCAAAGAATCGGACATTCCTATTATCATGCTAACGGCGCTGGGAGATGTTGCCGACCGGATTACCGGTTTAGAATTGGGGGCTGATGATTATGTCGTGAAGCCCTTTTCTCCCAAAGAATTAGAAGCCCGGATCCGTTCAGTTTTAAGACGGGTGGATAAAGAAGGTCTATCCGGTATTCCCAGTTCTGGGGTGATCCAAGTGGGGTCGATTAAAATTGATACCAACCGCCGCCAAGTCTATAAAGGAGACGAACGGATTCGCTTAACGGGTATGGAGTTCAGCCTCCTGGAACTCATGGTCGGTCGTTCGGGGGAAGCTTTTTCTCGCTCTGAGATTTTGCAAGAAGTTTGGGGGTATACACCGGAACGTCACGTGGACACTCGGGTGGTAGATGTCCACATTTCTCGTTTAAGGGCAAAACTGGAAGATGATCCCAGTAATCCAGAACTCATTTTGACCGCTAGAGGAACGGGTTATATGTTCCAGCGAGTGACCGAAGTTGGGGAGGAAAAATCTCAATGA
- the radA gene encoding DNA repair protein RadA — protein sequence MSKPKIIHVCNICGTEHNQWFGKCSGCGEFGTLEEEVLTQASANPRSGWQSNKYPTSVNKNKPPQPRVSLKFSQIQDDEQPRFPSGYVELDRVLGGGIVPGSLVLIGGDPGIGKSTLLLQVANQTAQMQRTLYVSAEESGQQVKLRASRLGVGLTDWPTEEKNAVAESNGHTPKSMSHENLYVLPETDLEEILRELESLKPVLAIIDSIQTLYFASLSSAPGSVAQVRECTSALMQVAKRENITLLIVGHVTKEGAIAGPRVLEHLVDTVLYFEGDRYASHRLLRSVKNRFGATHEIGVFEMIDHGLREVENPSELFLGNRDESVPGTAIVVACEGTRPIVVELQALVSPTSYTSPRRATTGVDYNRLQQILAVLEKRVGVPLSKLDAYVATAGGLGVEEPAADLGIAVAVVASFRDRVVDPRTALIGEVGLGGQVRLVAQLELRIKEAAKLGFQRAIIPKGQSLPDMGIELVAVGTVIDAIVAAIPSQPRYGGEEDVLSDEE from the coding sequence ATGTCGAAACCAAAAATAATCCATGTTTGCAATATTTGTGGTACCGAACATAACCAATGGTTTGGAAAATGTTCCGGTTGTGGAGAATTTGGGACCCTAGAAGAAGAAGTACTGACGCAAGCAAGCGCCAACCCTCGCAGTGGATGGCAATCTAATAAATATCCCACTTCTGTTAATAAAAATAAACCCCCCCAACCCCGGGTTTCCTTAAAATTTTCTCAAATTCAAGATGATGAACAGCCTCGTTTTCCATCCGGCTATGTGGAGTTAGATCGGGTATTGGGTGGCGGCATTGTTCCCGGTTCTTTGGTGTTAATTGGTGGTGATCCCGGAATTGGCAAATCAACGTTGTTATTACAGGTTGCCAATCAAACCGCACAAATGCAACGGACACTGTATGTTTCTGCCGAAGAGTCTGGGCAACAGGTGAAGTTACGGGCTTCGCGTTTAGGAGTGGGCTTAACCGATTGGCCCACCGAGGAGAAAAATGCTGTGGCAGAAAGCAACGGTCATACCCCAAAGAGTATGAGTCATGAAAATCTTTATGTTCTACCCGAAACAGACTTAGAAGAAATTTTACGAGAATTAGAATCGCTGAAGCCGGTGTTAGCGATTATTGATAGTATTCAAACCCTCTATTTTGCCTCTCTGAGTTCAGCACCCGGTTCGGTGGCGCAAGTGCGGGAGTGTACCTCTGCTTTGATGCAGGTAGCCAAACGAGAAAATATTACGCTGTTGATTGTTGGTCATGTGACCAAAGAAGGCGCGATCGCGGGACCCAGAGTTTTAGAGCATTTAGTGGATACGGTGCTTTATTTTGAAGGAGATCGCTACGCTTCTCACCGCCTTTTACGTTCCGTCAAAAACCGCTTTGGGGCAACTCATGAAATTGGGGTGTTTGAAATGATTGATCATGGGTTGCGGGAAGTGGAAAATCCGTCGGAACTGTTTTTAGGCAATCGCGATGAATCGGTTCCTGGAACCGCAATTGTTGTCGCCTGTGAAGGCACTCGCCCGATTGTTGTGGAATTGCAAGCGTTGGTCAGTCCCACCAGTTACACCTCCCCTCGGCGGGCAACCACAGGTGTCGATTATAACCGCCTCCAACAAATTTTAGCCGTACTCGAAAAACGGGTGGGGGTTCCCCTTTCTAAATTGGATGCTTATGTCGCCACTGCCGGTGGTTTAGGTGTGGAAGAACCAGCAGCAGATTTGGGCATCGCTGTGGCAGTGGTCGCCAGTTTTCGCGATCGCGTTGTCGATCCGAGAACAGCACTCATTGGTGAAGTGGGCTTAGGCGGACAAGTGCGGTTAGTCGCCCAGTTAGAATTGCGGATTAAGGAGGCTGCGAAATTAGGATTTCAGCGCGCCATTATTCCCAAAGGACAAAG